A segment of the Actinomyces sp. oral taxon 171 str. F0337 genome:
ACGGGGTGAGGTCCCCATTCACGCCCATCCGGCGCCGGGAACGCATGCGGGCACGCCGTCGCTGACGAGTGCGGGCCTACTTGCCGACTCCGCCTCCACCGCCTCCGTAGACCGGACGGTGGCGATAGGTCCGTGAGGAGCTCGAGTCCGAGGTGCTGGTGGAGTCGGCACTGCCGCTGGAGCGGCTGCTGCTGGAGCACGCGGAGAACAGTCCGACGGCGAGCACGATGCTGATGAAGGCCGCGACGATGGCACATCCGACGTTTCGGCCAGTTCTACCGGCAACAGGTTGGCCGTTGCAAAGGACTCGCCCGAAGAACTGCTTCTGCTGAGCCGTGGATAAGGAGGTTTTGCGGTAGGCCAGGAGGTCACGGAAACGGTGGCTGTCAATGGTCAGTCGGCTGGTCACACCGGCCGGGTCCGTCAGCCGTACCTCGACGTAGGTCATGGTCTCGCCGATGTTCAGCGGGCACACCGGAGAGCCGATGACGTTCTCGAGCGTGCCGGTGGTCACCTCCTCAACGAGGCCCCGGTGAAGAGCGCCGTTGATCGTGAGCTGCATCCTCTGGCCAACGCTCAGCGCCCACGGCTCGATCGTCTCTTCGAGGCGAACGGGCTCGTAGAAGAGGACTTCGCCGGGATCGTGGTCGAGCTCGACCCAGGTATCGGCGTCACCGGCACCGATGAGCTGCCACTCCTCCCAGTAGTAGAAGCAATGGTCCTGGGTGTCCCACTCCTTGAAGAGCAGGCATCCCCTGACCGACAGGGCACCCGCACTTCCCTGAAGCAGGTCGCCGACCTGCAGGTTGGCTCGCGTGCCGTTCACCAGGATCCTCCCGTCTGCGGAGGAGCCGACGGGGCGATACTGCCACCGTCGATACCTGATCCGCCTGTCATCACGCGGGCACAGTAGCAACATGGGCATGCCCCGGCAAACGGTTCGCGCTCCCCATGGCCCGCACCCACCAGGCGGATACGCGTGGTCCTGAATCCGGCCTGGCTCATGGGCGCCGGTGGAAGAATTCAGGGGCCAGATGCCGTGTGAGACTGTCCCCATGCGCGTTGCAGAGATCGCCGAGCTGACCGGGACAACCGTGCGCACGGTGCGCTACTACCACTCGCTGGGGCTGCTTCCGATTCCCGGTGAGCATGGCGGCTGGCGCGACTACGACCTGAGCCACGTGGCCCGACTCTCCCGGATCCGTTGGCTGGTGCAGGCCGGAGTGTCGTTGGAGACCATCAAGCGCGTCCTTGACGAGCCTGAGGCGACCGGCATCGAGCGGATCGACGATGCACCCGCGTCTGAAGCGCGCTCGGCGGCCGGAAGCGTTGTCGAGGACCTGGCCGGGGCCCTGGCTGCCGTGGAGGATCACCTGGCCGAGGTGACCAGACAGAAAAACATGCTTGCCGGCCTGCTGGAGCGGGCCAGAACCGGTTCAGCTGTCTCACCGATGTCCCCGCGCATGGCGGCCTTCTTCGACCGGCTGGAGCAGGCCGCTCCCGATAAGGCCACGCGCAGCGCTGTGCGCAAGGAGCGGGACCTGACCGA
Coding sequences within it:
- a CDS encoding MerR family transcriptional regulator; the encoded protein is MRVAEIAELTGTTVRTVRYYHSLGLLPIPGEHGGWRDYDLSHVARLSRIRWLVQAGVSLETIKRVLDEPEATGIERIDDAPASEARSAAGSVVEDLAGALAAVEDHLAEVTRQKNMLAGLLERARTGSAVSPMSPRMAAFFDRLEQAAPDKATRSAVRKERDLTDLACYRGQMPPEAESLFVDPDPHYDAESLALYSQDPAELSDTQIEQRARLIVSRMEAQLPPERLAALAGSIDTESVRALFDLIAATGYPDTRHTQALEREFLTAINRWRLSE